TCGGCGTTTTGACAAAAGGACGCTGGGTCCCCGCTTGCGGGGATGACGACCTATTAGGTTACTCTTAATTCTGGGGAAGATTGCGATTTCAGGGGACACGATACTGATTTCACAGTCTTCCTTGGCGGCATTTTACGCACTTGCAGAAATCAGTTCATGTCCCCGAAATCTTACGCCGTATCCGTTGCCCGTCATCCCTGTGAAAGGATGCGGTGGAATGAGTTAAATATTTCATGGCGAACCCTATTCACGAAAAGAAAATCATCATCATCGCCGGGCCGAACGGCGCGGGAAAGACCACCTTTGCGGAGGAGTTTCTTCCCAAGGACGCAGGCTGCCCTAACTTCGTCAATGCGGACCTGATCGCCGCGGGCTTATCTCCTTTTGCGCCCGAGCAAGCCGCCATAAAGGCCGGACGCCTGATGTTGCAGGAAATTCATGGCTATGCGAAAAAAGGCGTGAGTTTCAGCTTTGAGACAACCTTGGCCGGGAAGAGTTACGCGAGGTTGATCCCTAAGTGGCGCAGGTCAGGATACAGTGTCAAAATGTTCTTTTTGTCCTTGCCCACGCCGGAATTGGCTATTGAACGGGTGAGGATAAGGGTCGCATTAGGCGGCCACAGCGTCCCTGAGCCAGTGGTCAGGAGGCGATTTTCCGCTGGCTTAAAAAACTTTGAGGAAATATACAAACCCATTGTAGACGAATGGATTTTATACGATAATTCAACTGATTATCCCAAGATACTATTGGAAGGAGAAAGTGATGGATAAGCAAAACCAGGAATCTTCCAATCAAAAAAAGCGTGATCCTGATATCGCTGCTTCTGAGGCAGCCCTGATCCGCGCAGGCAAACTGGCCCGAAAAAGAGCCCGCCAGGCAGGCGTGGGCGTTATCATCATGAAAGATGGCAAAATTGTGGAGGATTTTTCGGAAGAGAAAGAATAGCCAACACCCGGCTTGGCGCCCTGCCGAAGTAAAAGCCTTGCACAAATTAGCAACAGCCTGATATAAAAAATATAAATAAACTAACGACATAAGGGTGTGCATATGCAAACTGAAAAAATCAAACCCAAAGCCCAGCAAATTCTGGATAGCCTGCCGGATTCGGCTACCTGGGATGACTTGATGTATCGGATATACGTGCGCCAATCCATTGAAGCCGGGCTGGAAGACAGCGATAATGGGCGGACAATGGACGTTAGGGACGTGCGAAAAAAATTCGGACTGCCGGAATGAAGGTCCTTTGGACAAAAAACGCCATTGACCACC
The genomic region above belongs to Desulfatibacillum aliphaticivorans DSM 15576 and contains:
- a CDS encoding zeta toxin family protein: MANPIHEKKIIIIAGPNGAGKTTFAEEFLPKDAGCPNFVNADLIAAGLSPFAPEQAAIKAGRLMLQEIHGYAKKGVSFSFETTLAGKSYARLIPKWRRSGYSVKMFFLSLPTPELAIERVRIRVALGGHSVPEPVVRRRFSAGLKNFEEIYKPIVDEWILYDNSTDYPKILLEGESDG